The DNA segment TCGCGGACAACAGCGTGGACGCGATCATCTCCAACTGCGTCATCAATCTGTCGCCCGACAAGGCGCAAGTGTGGCGCGAGATTTCCCGTGTGCTCAAGCCCGGCGGACGCGTGGCGGTGTCGGACATGGCATTGTTGAAGCCGCTGCCCGCGGAAGTGCTCAAGATGGTCGAGGCGCTGGTGGGGTGCGTCGCGGGCGTGGCGCTGGTGACCGAAACCGGACGCATGGTGCGCGAGGCGGGATTGACGGACATCGTTCTCAAACCCAGGTCGGGCTATGTCGCAGCGATGACGAGTTTTGAAGACCCGCTTTACAAAGAGGTTGTGGCGAATCTGCCGCCGGGAACGAAGGCGTCGGATTATGTGACCAGCCTCGAAGTTCAAGCGCGCAAACCGTGAGGCATTTGTTGTGGCCAGCGATTTAGACGATTGGCGAAATGACAAAACAGCGCAGCACTGCGCGCTGATGTTGCTTGCCTACGGCGTCGGACATTGTGCCGTGATCGTCGATGTCGCCAAGATCGTCTGCGGCATCTTTGTTTTCCTGGGCGGTATTTGGCTGAGCTACGCCTCGCCGCGAACCAATCAACCATGAAACGCATTTCCCTCCGCAAACTCCTGCCGTGGCTGATTGTGGCCGCAGTCGTCGCCTTCGCCGTCTATCGCCTCAAGTTTAGTCCGATGCCGGTGACGGCTCATACCGTTGCCACCGGAGAAGTGCGCGCAGAAGTCATGGGCACCGGCACGCTGGAGGCGCGCGTCAAGACCATCATCAGCCCACGCATTCAGGAACGATTGGCTGAAGTCCTCGTGGATCAGGGCGACACGGTGAAGTCAGGACAACTTCTCGCCCGCCTCGATGACGCGGAGACCAAGCAACAGGTGGCCATCGCGGAAGCCACGCTCGCTGCTGCTCGCGCCACAGTCGAAAGGGTGAAATCAGACGAAGCCCGCGCGCAGGCGGTGCTTCAGCAGGCGCAGCTTGACCATCGGCGCTCGACTGAATTGCTCGCCGGCAAAATCGCCGCGCAAGCCGACTTCGACAAAACATCCGAAGCCTTGCACGTCGCCGAGGCGGACTTGAAGCGCGCTCAATCCACCATTGTGGAAGCCCAGAGCCAGGTGTTCACCGCCGAAAAGACTTTGCTCTATCAAAAAGAACATCTGGCGTTCACCGAAATGCGCAGCCCCTACGACGGTCTGGTCACGCGCCGCGACCGCGACCCCGGCGGGATTGTCGTGCCGGGCGCGTCCATTCTGCAACTGGTCGCCACGAATGAAATCTGGGTGTCCGCCTGGGTGGACGAAACGGCGATGGCTGGTTTGAAACAAGGGCAGCCCGCGCGCGTCGTCTTCCGCTCCGAGCCGGCGAAAAGTTACGCCGGGGAAGTGGCGCGGCTGGGCCGCGAAGCCGATCGCGAGACACGTGAGTTCGTCGTGGACGTGCGCGTGAAGGAATTGTCGGAGAACTGGACGATTGGCCAGCGCGCCGAGGTGTTCATCGAAACCGGACGGAAAGCCAACGCCATCTTGATGCCGGCGTCTTTTCTCCGCTGGCGCGAAAACAAACCCGGCGTGTTCGTCAACGACCACAGCCGCGCTCGCTGGCGCGGCGTCACGCAGGGCTTGCGCGGATTGCAGAATGTTGAAGTTACGGAAGGACTGTCCGCCGGCGAACAAATCGTCCAGCCCGTGGAAGGCCAGAAACAGCCGCTCACTGATGGTCAACGCATCAAAGCGAAATGAATCTCGCTGCACAATATGTCCGCCGGACCGGAGACGTAGCGCAGGCGTCCTCGCCTGCGAGTTCGAGGGGCGTCCCGCCCCGTGTTTCCGCAACGTCACGTCCTGGCAGCGAGACGCTGCCGGAACTCGCAGGCGGGGACGCCTGCGCTACAAACACGCTATGAACCTCGCTGTCCGTGATATCCGCCACAATCTGGGCCGCTTCGCCCTCACGACCGTGGGCATCGGCCTGTTGTTGATGATTGTCATGGGCATGGGCGGCATCTATCGCGGACTGATTTATGAGGCGACACTGCTCGTGGACCAGGTCGGCGCGGATTTATGGGTCGTGCAAGGCAGCACGCGCGGCCCCTTCGCCGAAGTATCGCGCATCCCTGCCAACCTCGAAGATCGTGTGCGCGCCATGCCGGGTGTGGCTGGCGCGCGACGTTTCGTCTCGCACACGATTCAACGCGAGCATCGCGGCCAGCCGTTGCGCATGGTCGTGCAAGGACTCTCGTGGCCCGAGGACAAAGGCGATTGGGTGTCGCTGATTGCCGGTCGCCCGTTGCGTCAGGCACACTACGAACTGATTGCCGACCGCTCGCTCGGTTTGCCGCTCGGCGAAAAGTTGAGGCTCGGCAAAGACGTTTACGAGGTCGTCGGCCTGACGCGCGGAATGGTCGGCTCGGGCGGCGATGGCTTGACGTTCTTCACGGTGAGCGATGCGATGGCCGTCCAGTTCGACGTGCCGGGCGAAGCCACGCGCCTCGAACGCGCCGCGCGCCGTGCCCGCCTCGAAGACTTGGACCTCGGACGCGTGACGCCGCTTTTGTCAGAACGAGTAGTTGGCCCGGCCAGCGAGTTACCCGCGCTCGCGCCGCCGCAAGTCAGCGCGGTGCTGGTGACGCTGCGGGAAGGCGCGGACCAGGCTCGCGTGGCCGCGACGCTCGCGACGTGGCCGGACGTGACGGTCTATTCCACCCAACAGCAGAAAAATCTCCTGCTCTCCGGCATGGTGGACAAAGCGCGGCGGCAACTGGGCCTGTTCCGCGTTCTCCTGATCATTATTTCCGCCATCATCATGGCGCTGATCCTCTACACGCTCACACTCGACAAGATTCATGACATCGCCCTGCTGAAACTCATTGGCGCGCGCAACGGCGTCATCATTGGATTGATTCTCCAACAGGCGTTGCTCATGGGCGCGCTGGGCTACGGACTCGCGTGGTGGTTGGGGCAATACGCCTTCCCGCGCTTCCCGCGTCTCGTCGTCATCGAGACGCCCGACCTGCTGATGCTCGCCGGCATTGTGCTCGCAATTTCCGCGCTCGCCAGCCTGCTTGGTATCGGCAAGGCCATGAGCGTTGAGCCGAACAAGGTTTTGTCGTGATGAAGACGAACGATTCCAACGCGCCCGCCATCGTGGCCGAAAACCTCACGAAGGTTTATGGCAGCGGCAACACCGAAGTCGTGGCCATGAAGGATGTCTCGCTGCGCGTAGCGCGCGGTGAAGTCATCGCGCTGCTTGGCCCGAGTGGCGCGGGCAAGTCCACGCTACTCACTGCGATTGGCCTCATCAACCCGCCCACCGCTGGCCGCATCCACATCGGCGGCGAATTGGTCATGGAGGCGGACGAGGCCAAAGTGGACTTGCGTGCATTTCGCCGCCGCCATCTCGGCTTCGTTTTCCAAAAAGCGAATCTGATTCCGTTCCTCAACGCGGTGGAGAATGTGCAAGTGGCGCTGGAGATCAACGACGCTTCCCCGCGCGCCGCGCACAAACGCGCCATGGAACTGCTGGACTACCTTGGCGTCGCGGATCGCGCCAAATATTTGCCCGATGCGCTTTCCGGCGGCCAGCAGCAACGCGTGGCGGTAGCCCGCGCTCTGGCCAATGAGCCAAGCCTCATTCTTGCCGACGAACCGACCGCCGCGCTCGACAGCCATCGGGGACGGCAGGTGATGGAGTTGTTTGCCAAGGTCGCGCATGAACGCGGCGCGGCGGTGCTGGTCGTCACCCACGACCAACGCTCGCTCGACGTTTTTGACCGAACTTTCGAGATGGAGGACGGTGAATTGAGACCTGAACGAAACAAGACGAAATGAACCGATCTA comes from the Verrucomicrobiota bacterium genome and includes:
- a CDS encoding efflux RND transporter periplasmic adaptor subunit, which translates into the protein MKRISLRKLLPWLIVAAVVAFAVYRLKFSPMPVTAHTVATGEVRAEVMGTGTLEARVKTIISPRIQERLAEVLVDQGDTVKSGQLLARLDDAETKQQVAIAEATLAAARATVERVKSDEARAQAVLQQAQLDHRRSTELLAGKIAAQADFDKTSEALHVAEADLKRAQSTIVEAQSQVFTAEKTLLYQKEHLAFTEMRSPYDGLVTRRDRDPGGIVVPGASILQLVATNEIWVSAWVDETAMAGLKQGQPARVVFRSEPAKSYAGEVARLGREADRETREFVVDVRVKELSENWTIGQRAEVFIETGRKANAILMPASFLRWRENKPGVFVNDHSRARWRGVTQGLRGLQNVEVTEGLSAGEQIVQPVEGQKQPLTDGQRIKAK
- a CDS encoding ABC transporter permease; protein product: MNLAVRDIRHNLGRFALTTVGIGLLLMIVMGMGGIYRGLIYEATLLVDQVGADLWVVQGSTRGPFAEVSRIPANLEDRVRAMPGVAGARRFVSHTIQREHRGQPLRMVVQGLSWPEDKGDWVSLIAGRPLRQAHYELIADRSLGLPLGEKLRLGKDVYEVVGLTRGMVGSGGDGLTFFTVSDAMAVQFDVPGEATRLERAARRARLEDLDLGRVTPLLSERVVGPASELPALAPPQVSAVLVTLREGADQARVAATLATWPDVTVYSTQQQKNLLLSGMVDKARRQLGLFRVLLIIISAIIMALILYTLTLDKIHDIALLKLIGARNGVIIGLILQQALLMGALGYGLAWWLGQYAFPRFPRLVVIETPDLLMLAGIVLAISALASLLGIGKAMSVEPNKVLS
- a CDS encoding ABC transporter ATP-binding protein encodes the protein MKTNDSNAPAIVAENLTKVYGSGNTEVVAMKDVSLRVARGEVIALLGPSGAGKSTLLTAIGLINPPTAGRIHIGGELVMEADEAKVDLRAFRRRHLGFVFQKANLIPFLNAVENVQVALEINDASPRAAHKRAMELLDYLGVADRAKYLPDALSGGQQQRVAVARALANEPSLILADEPTAALDSHRGRQVMELFAKVAHERGAAVLVVTHDQRSLDVFDRTFEMEDGELRPERNKTK